A genomic stretch from Microplitis mediator isolate UGA2020A chromosome 10, iyMicMedi2.1, whole genome shotgun sequence includes:
- the LOC130676292 gene encoding heterogeneous nuclear ribonucleoprotein H2-like, which yields MSDGNGDHEEEGYVVKLRGLPWSTTVDEILKFFSDCRICHGKAGIHMTMSREGRPSGEAYIEMESEEDIEKACKRDRDHMGHRYIEVFKARRSEMEWVVKRSGLNLENAMDDGCVRLRGLPFGCSKEEIAQFFSGLEILPNGILLPTDSYTGRSTGEAYVQFVNKDVAERALQKHKEKIGHRYIEIFRSSLSELRASFGPKMRGSMGGFNQRPAPYDQRDRFGGMNRFNNNRNARNRDFDNGPWGNSNNFGSRGGGGGGGGGGGGGGGGAGMGMRNNMDMKGGNYRGNNDNWSGNTGMHCIHMRGLPFRATEQDIADFFRPIVPVNIRIILENNGRASGEADVEFATHEEAVKAMGKDKSHMSHRYIELFLNSTSGGSSGGMSLSGIGNFCGGLGNNFRPGYSPNNRGYNSQLGGGNNYNNF from the exons atgtcggATGGCAATGGAGATCATGAGGAGGAGGGTTACGTAGTCAAATTACGTGGTTTACCTTGGTCGACAACCGTCGATGAAATCCTTAAATTCTTCAGCGACTGTCGTATCTGTCATGGAAAAGCTGGTATACATATGACTATGTCACGAGAAGGACGTCCTAGTGGTGAAGCTTACATTGAAATGGAGAGTGAAGAGGATATTGAGAAGGCTTGCAAACGTGATCGTGATCATATGGGCCATCGTTATATTGAAG TATTCAAAGCTAGACGAAGTGAAATGGAGTGGGTTGTCAAAAGAAGTGGTTTGAATCTTGAAAATGCCATGGACGATGGCTGTGTAAGATTGCGAGGATTGCCTTTTGGTTGTTCAAAAGAAGAAATCGctcaatttttctcag GGTTGGAGATATTGCCGAACGGAATTTTGCTACCAACAGACAGCTACACGGGCCGCAGTACTGGGGAGGCTTACGTTCAATTTGTTAACAAAGATGTCGCGGAAAGGGCTCTACAGAAACACAAGGAAAAGATAGGACACAG gTACATTGAAATATTCCGAAGCAGTTTATCTGAGTTACGAGCAAGTTTCGGACCTAAAATGCGAGGTTCGATGGGTGGATTCAATCAACGACCTGCACCTTACGACCAGCGAGATCGATTTGGCGGAATGAACCGCTTTAATAATAACAGAAACGCTCGGAACAGAG acttTGACAATGGACCTTGGGGTAATTCAAACAACTTTGGATCACGCGGTGGTGGCGGCGGCGGTGGAGGTGGTGGTGGCGGTGGCGGTGGTGGTGCTGGTATGGGTATGAGAAATAATATGGATATGAAGGGTGGAAATTATCGTGGCAATAATGATAACTGGAGTGGAAATACTGGTATGCATTGCATCCATATGCGGGGTTTGCCTTTTAGAGCTACAGAGCAAGATATCGCAGAC TTTTTCCGACCGATTGTTCCTGTGAACATTCGAATTATCTTAGAAAATAATGGACGTGCTTCAGGCGAAGCAGATGTCGAGTTTGCGACTCATGAAGAAGCTGTTAAAGCTATgggaaaa gACAAGAGTCATATGTCACATAGATATatcgaattatttttgaattcaactAGTGGTGGATCAAGTGGCGGGATGTCGCTAAGCGGAATCGGCAATTTTTGCGGAG GTTTAGGTAATAATTTTAGACCTGGTTATTCACCCAACAATCGTGGTTACAACAGTCAACTTGGTGGcggaaataattataataatttttga